In Streptomyces nojiriensis, the sequence GGGCGACGCCACGGGGTACGCGCTCGGGGGCGTGGCCGTACCACCGGTGCGCGGGCCCGAGCTTCCGGTGCGGCACCGGGACGCGCCGAGCCCGGAGGCCTGGTTCGATCCGGCCCCGCAGCAGCCCCGGCAGCCGGCGCCGGTGGCCGAGTCCGGGCCGGGCCCCGAGCCCGAGCCGGTGGCGGCCCGACCGGAGGCCGTCCGGCCCGAGGTCTCCCACCTGGGCGACCGCGCCCCCACCTACGCCGCCGAGCCGGGCGCCCTCCCGCCCGCCGACCCGGCCGCCGTCGAACAACTGACCCCGGACACCGTCCTGGAGGGGGCCCGCTACGGCGCCTGCACCCTGCGCGCGGCCTCGCTGCGCGGGGACTCCGCCCGCTACCGCGGCGAGGCCCGCCGCGACTTCCTGCTCACCGCCCGCTTCGGCAGCGGCGACGACGCGCTGGTCCTGGTGGCCCTCGCGGGCGGGGACCGGGCCGCCCCCGGGGCCGCCGAGGCCGCCGCAGAACTGTGCCGCACCGTCGCGTCCGCCGTCGGACGCAGCCAGGAGCGGCTCGCCGACGACATCCGCGCCGGGCGCCGCGACGCCCTGCGCTCGGGCCTGCAACGGCTCACCGACCGGGGGTACGGGCGACTGCGGGCCCGCGCCGCCGAGCTGGGGCTCGCGGAACCGGCGTACACCGCCGGACTGCGCGGGCTGCTGCTCCCGGTGGATCCGCAGTGCCGTACCCGGGTGTGCTTCGGAGCGGGCGCGGGCGGCCTGTTCCGGCTGCGCTCGGGGCAGTGGCAGGACCTGGAGCCCGCCGGGTCGGCCGAGGACACGGACGGCGGTTTCCGCTTCCGCGCGGCCGTGGCCCGGCCCGGCGACACCCTGCTCCTGTGCTCCGGGGGCCTGGCGGAACCGATGCGGGAGGAGGCCGCCCTCCCGGCGGAACTCGCCACCCGCTGGGCCGGTCAGGACCCGCCGGGCCTCGCGGCCTTCCTCGCGGACACCCAGCTCCGCCTCAAGGGATACGCCGACGACCGCACGGCCGCCGCGGTCTGGGAGGCCTGACCGGCGCGGCACGGCTTCCCGTCACGCGGCAGGCGGGAGCTGTCCGCGCACCCACTCGGGATCGGGGTTGGTGTGCGGCCGGCCCGCCACGAGGACGGTCGGCACGGTCTCGTTCCCGTCGTTGGCCGCCCTCACCACGGCGGCTCCCGCCGGGTCACGCCAGATGTCGACCCAGTGAAGGCGGCGGGCGCTGCGGCCCAGCCGGATGCGCAGCCGTATGCAGTACTTGCAGCCCGGCCGCCAGAAGACGACCGGTCGGCCGTCGGCCGCGCTGCGGCGCTGTGCCTCCTGCGCACCGATCGACCGCGGGTACACCAGGGGTGAGTGCATGGCTGCCAGCAGTACGAACACCAGCAGGAGCGCCACGGCCGCGCCGGATCTCCCGCTCACGACCAGGCCGGCCGCGACGGCCGATCCGCACAACCCGAACAGCACCGGCAGGATCCAAGCACGCGTCATGAGGCCGCAGGCTACCGACGGGCCGTGACGGGTCGGCACGGCAGGGGTGGGGGCAGCCCCCGTGCCGGTCCGGGTGCCAGCAGGATGGGCGATCGGTGCGGCGGCTCGACAGGCTGGGAGGGAACGGCACAGGCGACTGGAACGGGACTGATCGGTGAATTCACGGGCACGGGCCGCGGCGTTATGGGTGGGGATCTGCGTGCTGGCGGTCGGGGGGATCCTCCCCGCGACCGCGTCGGAACGGGGGCCGGCCGCGCCGCCCGCCGGGCTCGAGGAGGCCGTCGAGCAGACGGTCGCCGACGGATTCCCCGGTGTCGTGGCGTACGCCAGGCGCGGGGAGCGGGAGTCGCGGACGGCGGCCGGGCTCGCGGACACGGCGACCGGCGAGCGGGCCCGGCCGGACCAGCGGTTCCGGATCGCGAGCAACACCAAGTCGTTCGTGTCGACGGTGCTCCTGCAGCTGGAGGGCGAGGGGCGGCTCTCGCTCGACGACAGCGTGGACACATGGCTGCCCGGCGTGGTCCGGGGAAACGGCAACGACGGCACGGCCATCACCGTCCGGCAGCTGCTCAACCACACCTCGGGCATCTACGACCCCACCAACGAGCCGGAGTTCTTCGCGCCCTACCTGGAGCGCCACGACTGGGGCCACGTGTACACGCCTCGGGAGGTGATCGCCCGCGCGGTACGGCACGAGCCGACCGGCCGGGCGTACTCCAACACCAACTACCTCCTCGCGGGTCTGGTGATCGAGGCGGTCACACAGCGCAGCGCGTCCTCCGAGATCCATCGGCGGATCCTCGCTCCGCTCGGCCTGAAGGACACCTCCCTTCCGGTGACCGACCCGCGCATCCACGGCCCTCATCTGCACGGTTACGACCTGGAGGGACACGATGTCACCCGGTTCAGCCCGTCGTACGACTGGACCGCCGGTGCCATGATCTCCACGGTCGCCGACCTGGCCCGCTTCCACCGGGCCCTGTTCGCCGGCACGCTGCTGCGCCCCGCCCAGCAGCGTGAACTCCTGACCACGGTGCAGATCCCCGGCGAGGGGCCGTACGGGCTCGGCGTGAAGCCCAGGGACGTGCCGTGCGGCCCGGGGCCGGGCGGCAAGGTGGTCCGAGCCTGGGTGACCGACGGGAGCGGACCCGGTTTCATCAGCGTGTCCCTCACCACCGCCGACGGCGGGCGGCAACTGGTCCTCGCCGCCAATGTCTACGACCTCGGCGCGGAACTGAGGAAGAAGCCGGCCTTCCCGCACACCGATGCGCTGGGGAAGGCGCAGACGGCGGTCGTGTGCGACTGAGGCCTCACCCGGTCAGCGCGGCCGGGGCCGCACCGGGCGTACCGGGCGCGGTGGGAGAGCCCTCCCCGCCCGCCGCTCCCGGCCTGCGACGCTCCGCCCAGCGGACCGCGGGCGGAGCCACGAGGCCGGTGAGGGCGAGGACGGCGCCGAGGACGAACCAACCGGGTCGCCCCCAGCCGATGCACAGGGCGATCAGCAGGGACGGGCCGAGAGCCTCGGCGAGTCCGGCACCCATACCGAAGACGCCGAGGTACTGGCCGGTGGCGTGCTCGGGGGCGAGGGCGAAGGAGATCTCGAACCCTCCTGCCGCGTGCCAGAGTTCACCGACGGTGTGGACGACGACCGCGACCAGGAGCAGGGTGACGGCCGCCCGGGCGGGCACTCCGGCCGACAGGGAGACCAGGGAGCAGGAGGCGAGGAACGCGGTGCCGGCGCGGCGGTACGCGCGAGCACCGGTGGCGGGAGTGCCGATGTTCCGGCTCGCGCGTACCTGGAAGACGACGACGATGGCCGTGTTGGTCAGCATGCCGGCGGACACCAGCCAGCGCGGTGCGGTCGTCTCGCCGATGAGCCACAGCGGGACGGCCACGGTGAGGATCTTGAACTGGACGGCCATGACGCCGTCCAGGGCGGTGATCCCGAGGTAGGGCAGGTCCCGCAGGGCGGCCCACCGCCGGCCGCCGCCGCTCGGCAGGGGACGGATCGGGGCGAGGCGGAGCAGGAGCGCGGCGGACACCGCGAAGGAGAGGGCGTTGCCGGCGATCAGGCACCGGTACGCCGTGCCGGTGCCCGACTGGACCGCCCAGCCGGCGAGTACGGCGCCCAGGGAGATCCCGGTGTTGCTCACGGACCGCAGGTACGCCCGAAGTTCCTGGGGGCGTTCACCTCCGTGCCGTTTGATGATCGGGCCGCGCGCCGAGAACCCTGCGGCCTGGGCCGATACGGCCAGGGTGACGACCAGTACGAACGACCCGAAGCCGTCGGCCGACACGAAGCCGGCCGTGGCCAGGGCGCGGAGGACCAGCGTGGCCGCGTACACGCCGCGCGGGCCGTGGCGGTCGGCGAGATGTCCGGCTCCGATGCCGACCCCGAGCGCCACGAGTCCGGCGATGCCGAGTCCGAGTCCCACCTGTTGCGCGGGGAGCCGGACCGCCTCCGTGAAGTAGAGGACGCCGGCGGTCAGGTAGATGCCGCTGCCGATCGCGTTGGCGAACGTCGAGACGGTGAGGATGCGTTGGGGACCGGGGGCGGGCAGCAGCCGCGGCATGGTGGACTCCGCTGGTCGGGGGTCAGGAGCGGACGAGAGCCCCTTTCCGGGGTGCGAACAGCCTGCTGTAATGGTCTTGTGCACCTCAACCCTTACGGGGCGGACGCGGTGAACCTGGCCGCCGACCTCGCCAACCGCCGCCCGTCGAGCCCCGGGGAACTCGCGGACCGCTGCCGCGCCGCCGGACTCGCGGTGCCGGGAGCGGTCACCCCGGAGGACCTGGACCGAGCGCACCGCGCCCTGACGGCGTGGGAGAAGGTCGTCGACGCCGCCGACGAACCGGAGCGCGCCGCGCTGCTCAACGGCATGCTGGAAGAAATCGCCGCCTTCCCCAGACTGACCGACCACGCCGGCGACGGCTGGCACCTGCACTACCGCGACGAGGGACGGCCCTTCGGCGACCAGTTGTGCTCCCTGATGGCAGTCGGGACCGCACTGCACCTCGCGGGCCGGGGCATGCACCGGCTCAGGAGATGCGCCGTGTCCGAATGCGCCACGGTCTTCGCCGACACCTCACGCACGGGACGGCAGCGCTACTGCTCGCCCCGCTGCGCCAACCGCGACGCGGTCCGCCGCCACCGGGCGCGGCACACCGGCTGAGCCGTGTTCACCGTCCGTACCGGCATGGGCAATGTGCGGGCGGCGCGCTATCTTTCCCCGAACGGCGAACGGCGCATCATCGGCTCCTTCAGCCACGGCTCCCAGGCCGGCGCCCTCCCGCAGGCCGTCGGCGCACAGTTCACCGACCGGAACCGTCAAGTGGTGTCGATGTCGGGCGACGGCGGTTCCTCGCTGCTGAGGGGAGATTTCCTCACCCTGGTGCAGTACGGCCCGCCCGTCGAAGTGGGCCTCTTCGACAAGTCGCCCCCCGGAAAGCCCGAAGGGGGAGACACCGGTTTCCGGCCTGCGCTCCTGCGGGACGACGGACAGGAACCCCGACGTCTCCGCCTCGCCCGCACGGGCGGCGCGTACGGGGTCCGTGCGGCGAAGCCCGCGCAGCTCACAGGGGCTTTGGAGGATGCCGTCCGGCAACGGGGACCCGCTCCGGTGGGCGTGCCGGCGGACCTGGCCGACCTGTCGGATCCTCCGAAGACCGGTGCCGGACCGGTGGCCGGATTCGCACGGTCCGCCCACACGGCCGTTCGGGTCGCAGGGGATGCCCGCGTGATCCCGATGGCTCGATCCGACCTCCGTGACGATCCCCGCCCCTGAGCCCGCAGGAGTGCGAAACCGCCCGGGGGGCATGCATCCCGTAGACCTGTTCGAGAGCAAGGACACGGGAGGGACATCGCCGTGCGGGTGGGGGCGAAGACCGGAAAGCTGTGGGGGAGAGGGAGGCCGGTGCCGCGCGAGCCGTCCGCCGACGGGGACGGGGGAGCGGTGGACACGCTGCGCATCACCCGGAGCGTGCGCCGGGCCGACCTCAAGGCGGTCGGCGAAGTCCGGAAGGCTCTACGCGAGTTGATGCGCCACCGGTGCCGGACCGATGCCGCCGAGGTGGCCGAGCTGCTGATCACCGAGCTCGTCACCAACGCGCTCGTCCACACCGACCGCGGAGCGGAGGTGCACGCGAGTCTCGCCTCCACCCGGTTACGGGTGGAGGTCCGGGACTACGCCGCACGCCGGCCCCGGCCGTACGTACCGACCGCCGACGACGGTACGCACGGCCGGGGACTCGTGCTGGTGCAGGCGCTCGCCGACGACTGGGGCGTGGACGCACTCGCCCTGGGCAGCGGCAAGGTGGTGTGGTTCGAGCTCGACGCACGGCACGACGCGCCGTAGCACGTGCCGTACGACGAAGGGCCCGCCTGAGCAGGCGGGCCCCGCGGGGTTTCCCCGTGGAAGCGGACCGGGTCAGCCGAACTGCTGTTCCAGGTCCTTCAGTTTGCGCTCCAGCGAGTCCAGCCGGGGAATGGTCTGGGTGTCGTCCTCGGCGGTGAGGTCCACCGTCCGGGTGCCGGTCACGTCAAGGGATTCGGTTGGGTTGACGGCCTGCAGGGAGGGCCGGCGTCGCAGGGGCAGTTGTCCTGATTCCGGTATGGCCGGCTCCGCGCCGACCGGCGCGGAGCCCGCTCCCTGCGTCAGTTCCGGAAGCTCGACCTGGCGCCCGCGCGAACGCCCGAACGCCCGGTTCTGCCGGCCCAGCGCCTTGATGCGCGCCCGGTCCAGCCGGTTCTGGTCGCGCCTGCGGTGCCGGTCCTGCTCCCGCTCCTTCTTGTCCTCGCGCACCTCGTCCACGGCCTCGTCGAGGGTGCGTACCCCCTCCAGCAGCATGAGCGACCAGGCGCCGAAGGTCTCCCGGGGGGCCCGCAGCCAGCGGACCATCCGGATCTGGGGCAACGGCCGCGGGATCAGGCCCTGTTCGCGCAGCGCCGCCCGGCGGGTCTGCTTGAGGGCGCGGTCGAAGAGCACGGCCGCCGAGAGGGACATCCCCGAGAAGAACTGCGGGGCTCCGTCGTGGCCCATTCCCCGCGGGGCGTGCACCCAGTTGAACCACGCGGCCGCGCCCGCGAACAGCCAGACGAGCATGCGCGAACCGAGGGCCGCGTCGCCGTGGCTGGCCTCGCGCACGGCGAGCACCGAGCAGAACATCGCGGCGCCGTCGAGGCCGAACGGGACCAGGTACTCCCATCCCCCCGTGAGGTTGAGGTTCTGCCGGCCGAAGCCGACCAGCCCGTGGAAGGAGAGCGCGGCGGCGACCGCCGCGCAGCAGAAGAGCAGAACGTACGAAGCGGTCCCGTAGACGGCTTCCTTGCGCCGCCGTCGTTCCTCGCTGCGCTCCCAGCTGTCGTCGGCCGCGGCCTTCTCGCTCTCCCGCTTGCCACGGGCCAGTACCGCAACTGCCGCAAGTACGCCCAGGATCAGCAGGCTGCCGGGCAGCAGCCAGTCCAGCGATATGTCGGTCAGTCTCATGCGGATGTCCCTCGCCTCGCGTGTGCGGCCATGCGGCTGTACGGCTTTCCGGGCGCCATATTGGCGTAGCCGGTGAGTGGTGCACGCGGGTTTCGGGGCAAGTGGACGCCATCGGGGGGCGGGGCCCGCCGGATAGGGTGTTGTGACTCGAACTGGCGCCCGTACGAGCTGAGTTGTGTTCGATTACCGTCAGTCGTACGG encodes:
- a CDS encoding glutaredoxin domain-containing protein, which codes for MTRAWILPVLFGLCGSAVAAGLVVSGRSGAAVALLLVFVLLAAMHSPLVYPRSIGAQEAQRRSAADGRPVVFWRPGCKYCIRLRIRLGRSARRLHWVDIWRDPAGAAVVRAANDGNETVPTVLVAGRPHTNPDPEWVRGQLPPAA
- a CDS encoding CGNR zinc finger domain-containing protein, translated to MHLNPYGADAVNLAADLANRRPSSPGELADRCRAAGLAVPGAVTPEDLDRAHRALTAWEKVVDAADEPERAALLNGMLEEIAAFPRLTDHAGDGWHLHYRDEGRPFGDQLCSLMAVGTALHLAGRGMHRLRRCAVSECATVFADTSRTGRQRYCSPRCANRDAVRRHRARHTG
- a CDS encoding protein phosphatase 2C domain-containing protein, producing the protein MSQQGADDWWQKLYEGPDAGAEPDPGDTLDKRFRSAAGVTTDPAPAPAPVSVPAPGAAPATAPAPDLAPDPAPPEPPRAPEPLLPGPRQGEPAPAPAPTLPDFPPPRDPRAGDATGYALGGVAVPPVRGPELPVRHRDAPSPEAWFDPAPQQPRQPAPVAESGPGPEPEPVAARPEAVRPEVSHLGDRAPTYAAEPGALPPADPAAVEQLTPDTVLEGARYGACTLRAASLRGDSARYRGEARRDFLLTARFGSGDDALVLVALAGGDRAAPGAAEAAAELCRTVASAVGRSQERLADDIRAGRRDALRSGLQRLTDRGYGRLRARAAELGLAEPAYTAGLRGLLLPVDPQCRTRVCFGAGAGGLFRLRSGQWQDLEPAGSAEDTDGGFRFRAAVARPGDTLLLCSGGLAEPMREEAALPAELATRWAGQDPPGLAAFLADTQLRLKGYADDRTAAAVWEA
- a CDS encoding ATP-binding protein, with the translated sequence MPREPSADGDGGAVDTLRITRSVRRADLKAVGEVRKALRELMRHRCRTDAAEVAELLITELVTNALVHTDRGAEVHASLASTRLRVEVRDYAARRPRPYVPTADDGTHGRGLVLVQALADDWGVDALALGSGKVVWFELDARHDAP
- a CDS encoding DUF2637 domain-containing protein — encoded protein: MRLTDISLDWLLPGSLLILGVLAAVAVLARGKRESEKAAADDSWERSEERRRRKEAVYGTASYVLLFCCAAVAAALSFHGLVGFGRQNLNLTGGWEYLVPFGLDGAAMFCSVLAVREASHGDAALGSRMLVWLFAGAAAWFNWVHAPRGMGHDGAPQFFSGMSLSAAVLFDRALKQTRRAALREQGLIPRPLPQIRMVRWLRAPRETFGAWSLMLLEGVRTLDEAVDEVREDKKEREQDRHRRRDQNRLDRARIKALGRQNRAFGRSRGRQVELPELTQGAGSAPVGAEPAIPESGQLPLRRRPSLQAVNPTESLDVTGTRTVDLTAEDDTQTIPRLDSLERKLKDLEQQFG
- a CDS encoding MFS transporter, with product MPRLLPAPGPQRILTVSTFANAIGSGIYLTAGVLYFTEAVRLPAQQVGLGLGIAGLVALGVGIGAGHLADRHGPRGVYAATLVLRALATAGFVSADGFGSFVLVVTLAVSAQAAGFSARGPIIKRHGGERPQELRAYLRSVSNTGISLGAVLAGWAVQSGTGTAYRCLIAGNALSFAVSAALLLRLAPIRPLPSGGGRRWAALRDLPYLGITALDGVMAVQFKILTVAVPLWLIGETTAPRWLVSAGMLTNTAIVVVFQVRASRNIGTPATGARAYRRAGTAFLASCSLVSLSAGVPARAAVTLLLVAVVVHTVGELWHAAGGFEISFALAPEHATGQYLGVFGMGAGLAEALGPSLLIALCIGWGRPGWFVLGAVLALTGLVAPPAVRWAERRRPGAAGGEGSPTAPGTPGAAPAALTG
- a CDS encoding serine hydrolase domain-containing protein, which translates into the protein MNSRARAAALWVGICVLAVGGILPATASERGPAAPPAGLEEAVEQTVADGFPGVVAYARRGERESRTAAGLADTATGERARPDQRFRIASNTKSFVSTVLLQLEGEGRLSLDDSVDTWLPGVVRGNGNDGTAITVRQLLNHTSGIYDPTNEPEFFAPYLERHDWGHVYTPREVIARAVRHEPTGRAYSNTNYLLAGLVIEAVTQRSASSEIHRRILAPLGLKDTSLPVTDPRIHGPHLHGYDLEGHDVTRFSPSYDWTAGAMISTVADLARFHRALFAGTLLRPAQQRELLTTVQIPGEGPYGLGVKPRDVPCGPGPGGKVVRAWVTDGSGPGFISVSLTTADGGRQLVLAANVYDLGAELRKKPAFPHTDALGKAQTAVVCD
- a CDS encoding thiamine pyrophosphate-dependent enzyme, with protein sequence MFTVRTGMGNVRAARYLSPNGERRIIGSFSHGSQAGALPQAVGAQFTDRNRQVVSMSGDGGSSLLRGDFLTLVQYGPPVEVGLFDKSPPGKPEGGDTGFRPALLRDDGQEPRRLRLARTGGAYGVRAAKPAQLTGALEDAVRQRGPAPVGVPADLADLSDPPKTGAGPVAGFARSAHTAVRVAGDARVIPMARSDLRDDPRP